In Cryptomeria japonica chromosome 10, Sugi_1.0, whole genome shotgun sequence, a genomic segment contains:
- the LOC131076851 gene encoding linamarin synthase 1-like, translated as MAKSLHAVMLPFPVQGGINPLIQLAHLLSQREFFITFVNTEWCHRRKFDTGGYALQQAAEGFRFLTIPDGLPAEHGRLTDHLALNLRVSRVVFWTICAALSISQFKAELSFSRGHIPVKLGEAKRPENVITCLPGDYVLVNTVEELEGREAVEALSINGCPAVAVGPLFLPNFLAQRAVVRSTRISSLKSSQQLKEIALGLENSQQPFLWVLRKDIAQGEPGVLPQGFIERIRDRGLIVRWAPHVKVLSHPSVRAFLTHSGWNSVMESFSFGVPMLGWPYHMDQFLNCRFVKDVLKIGMDFEGVDVDEHKLVSREEVEKGVRSMMDCEEVRQRVLKLKETSIKAVNQGGSSFLNLNKFIQEITQIAKSFDP; from the exons ATGGCCAAATCTCTGCACGCAGTCATGCTGCCATTCCCTGTACAAGGGGGTATCAATCCTCTAATCCAATTGGCCCACCTGCTCTCCCAAAGGGAATTTTTCATTACCTTCGTTAACACAGAGTGGTGCCACCGGCGCAAGTTTGATACAGGTGGATATGCTCTTCAGCAAGCAGCTGAGGGCTTTAGGTTTTTGACCATCCCGGACGGCTTACCGGCAGAGCATGGTCGTCTTACTGATCAT CTGGCCCTAAATCTCCGAGTGTCCAGAGTTGTCTTCTGGACGATTTGTGCGGCCTTGTCTATTTCTCAGTTCAAAGCAGAGTTATCTTTCTCTCGGGGACACATTCCTGTGAAAT TGGGAGAAGCAAAGAGACCGGAGAATGTGATTACCTGTTTGCCAG GAGATTACGTGCTGGTGAACACGGTGGAGGAGTTGGAAGGGAGGGAAGCAGTAGAAGCGCTGTCTATAAACGGGTGTCCTGCTGTGGCTGTGGGTCCTCTGTTTCTTCCCAATTTTCTTGCGCAAAGAGCTGTCGTTCGGTCCACAAGAAT CTCCTCTCTCAAATCGAGCCAACAGCTGAAAGAAATTGCTCTGGGTTTGGAGAACAGCCAGCAGCCTTTTCTGTGGGTTTTGCGAAAGGATATTGCACAAGGGGAGCCTGGTGTTTTACCCCAAGGGTTTATAGAACGGATCAGAGATAGAGGGCTGATTGTGAGATGGGCACCGCATGTGAAGGTGTTGTCCCATCCTTCCGTTAGGGCATTTCTTACCCACAGCGGATGGAACTCTGTCATGGAGAGCTTCAGCTTCGGAGTTCCTATGCTGGGATGGCCATATCATATGGATCAGTTTCTCAATTGCAGATTTGTGAAGGATGTGTTGAAGATTGGGATGGACTTTGAGGGTGTGGATGTTGATGAACACAAGTTGGTTAGTAGAGAAGAGGTGGAGAAGGGGGTAAGAAGCATGATGGATTGTGAAGAGGTGAGGCAACGGGTGTTGAAATTGAAGGAGACATCAATTAAAGCAGTTAACCAAGGTGGATCTTCTTTCCTCAACTTAAACAAGTTTATCCAAGAGATTACCCAAATTGCGAAATCATTTGACCCTTGA
- the LOC131076872 gene encoding 7-deoxyloganetin glucosyltransferase gives MAKSLHAVMVPFPVQGGINPLMQLAHLLSERGFFITFVNTEWCHRRMLDAGGHALQQPAEGFRFLTIPDGLPAKHERYTDLITYLRALENLAPVLEQRLLVTLSEGIPPITCIIGESYMSCTYQLALNLRVPRVVFWTMCAALSISQFKAELLLSRGHIPVKLGEAKRAENLITCLPGNLPPLLPTDLISFYRAESASDALVKRFLYESQMQNKGDYVLVNTVEELEGREAVAALSINGCPAMAVGPLFLPNFLAHRDVVRSTSMFAEDESCLEWLDAQQPASVIYVSFGSTAVKSKQQLEEIALGLENSQRPFLWVLRKDIAQGEPGILPQGFLERIRDRGLIVRWAPQVKVLSHPSVRAFLTHSGWNSVMESFSFGIPMLGWPYFMDQFLNCRFVKDMWKIGMDFEGVDVDENKLVTREEVEKGVRRIMESEEARQRVFKLKEAAMKAVNPGGSSFLNLNKFVEEITQIAKSFAR, from the exons ATGGCCAAGTCTCTGCACGCAGTCATGGTGCCATTCCCTGTACAAGGGGGTATCAATCCTCTCATGCAATTGGCCCACCTGCTTTCAGAAAGGGGATTTTTCATTACCTTCGTTAACACAGAGTGGTGCCATCGCCGGATGTTAGATGCCGGTGGACATGCTCTTCAGCAACCAGCTGAGGGGTTTAGGTTTTTGACCATCCCAGACGGCTTACCGGCAAAGCATGAGCGTTATACTGATCTTATTACTTATTTAAGAGCACTGGAAAATTTAGCCCCTGTTTTGGAGCAGCGTCTTCTGGTCACTCTTTCCGAAGGCATCCCTCCCATCACATGTATTATCGGTGAAAGCTATATGTCTTGCACTTACCAGCTGGCCCTAAATCTCCGAGTACCCAGAGTTGTCTTCTGGACGATGTGCGCGGCCTTGTCTATTTCGCAGTTTAAAGCAGAGTTACTTCTCTCGCGGGGACACATTCCTGTGAAAT TGGGAGAAGCGAAAAGGGCAGAGAATTTGATCACTTGTTTGCCGGGTAATCTCCCGCCTCTCTTGCCGACCGATCTCATCTCCTTCTACCGCGCTGAGAGTGCCTCGGATGCTTTAGTCAAAAGATTTCTATATGAAAGCCAAATGCAAAACAAAGGAGATTACGTGCTTGTGAACACGGTGGAGGAGTTGGAAGGAAGGGAAGCAGTAGCAGCACTGTCAATAAACGGCTGTCCTGCGATGGCAGTAGGTCCTCTGTTTCTTCCCAATTTTCTGGCGCACAGAGATGTCGTTCGGTCCACCAGTATGTTCGCAGAGGACGAGAGCTGTCTCGAATGGCTGGACGCGCAGCAGCCGGCTTCTGTGATTTACGTTTCCTTTGGCAGCACCGCCGTCAAATCGAAGCAACAGCTCGAAGAGATTGCGCTAGGGTTAGAAAACAGCCAGAGGCCTTTTCTGTGGGTTTTGCGAAAGGATATTGCACAAGGGGAGCCTGGTATTTTGCCCCAAGGGTTTTTAGAGCGGATCAGAGATAGAGGGCTGATTGTGAGATGGGCACCGCAGGTGAAGGTTCTGTCCCATCCTTCCGTTAGGGCATTTCTTACCCACAGCGGATGGAACTCTGTCATGGAGAGCTTCAGCTTCGGGATTCCTATGCTGGGATGGCCATATTTTATGGATCAGTTTCTCAATTGCAGATTTGTGAAGGATATGTGGAAGATTGGCATGGACTTTGAGGGTGTGGATGTTGATGAAAATAAGTTGGTTACGAGAGAAGAAGTGGAGAAGGGGGTGAGGAGGATTATGGAAAGTGAAGAGGCGAGGCAACGGGTGTTTAAATTGAAGGAGGCAGCAATGAAAGCAGTTAACCCAGGTGGATCTTCTTTCCTCAATTTAAACAAGTTTGTCGAAGAGATTACCCAGATTGCCAAATCATTTGCCCGTTGA